The Castor canadensis chromosome 13, mCasCan1.hap1v2, whole genome shotgun sequence genome has a window encoding:
- the Plpp7 gene encoding inactive phospholipid phosphatase 7 isoform X3, with the protein MPASQSRARARDRNNILNRAEFLSLNQPPKGTPEPRSGRKASGPSMQPPPSGDGARERRQSQQLPEEDCMQLNPSFKGIAFNSLLAIDICMSKRLGVCAGRAASWASARSMVKLIGITGHGIPWIGGTLLCLVKSSTLAGQEVLMNLLLAAIGTKVPLRVRTKIQDAPVWTKNNSSF; encoded by the exons ATGCCAGCTTCCCAGAGCCGGGCCCGTGCCCGGGACCGCAACAACATCCTCAACCGGGCCGAGTTCCTGTCCCTGAACCAGCCCCCCAAGGGGACCCCAGAGCCCCGCTCGGGCAGGAAGGCCTCAGGGCCCTCGATGCAGCCCCCACCCTCTGGCGATGGGGCCCGCGAGAGGCGCCAGTCACAGCAGCTGCCCGAGGAGGACTGCATGCAGCTGAACCCCTCCTTCAAGGGCATCGCCTTCAACTCCCTGCTGGCTATTGACATCTGCATGTCCAAGCGGCTGGGGGTGTGTGCTGGCCGGGCTGCGTCCTGGGCCAGCGCCCGCTCCATGGTCAAGCTCATTGGCATCACAGGCCATGGTATCCCCTGGATCGGGGGCACCCTCCTCTGCCTGGTGAAGAGCAGCACCCTGGCTGGCCAGGAGGTGCTCATGAACCTGCTCCTAG CTGCTATAGGTACAAAAGTGCCCCTCAGGGTGAGGACCAAGATTCAAGATGCTCCTGTCTGGACTAAGAATAACAGTAGCTTTTAA
- the Fam78a gene encoding protein FAM78A isoform X1 — protein MPCLHWDCWPSLEIRAVLCAMGCIQSIGGKARVFREGITVIDVKASIDPIPTSIDESSSVVLRYRTPHFRASAQVVMPPIPKKETWIVGWIQACSHMEFYNQYGEQGMSSWELPDLQEGKIEAISDSDGVNYPWYGNTTETCTIVGPTKRDSKFIISMNDNFYPSVTWAVPVSESNVAKLTNIYRDQSFTTWLVATNTSTNDMIILQTLHWRMQLSIEVNPNRPLGQRARLREPIAQDQPKILSKNEPIPPSALVKPNANDAQVLMWRPKYGQPLVVIPPKHR, from the exons ATGCCCTGTCTCCACTGGGACTGCTGGCCTTCCCTGGAGATTAGAGCGGTCCTGTGTGCCATGGGCTGTATTCAGAGCATCGGAGGCAAAGCCAGAGTCTTCCGGGAAGGGATCACCGTGATCGATGTCAAAGCCTCTATCGACCCCATCCCCACCAGTATCGACGAGTCCTCCAGTGTGGTGCTCCGCTATCGGACGCCCCACTTCCGGGCCTCAGCCCAGGTGGTCATGCCGCCCATCCCCAAGAAGGAGACCTGGATCGTTGGCTGGATTCAGGCGTGCAGCCACATGGAATTCTACAACCAGTACGGGGAGCAGGGCAT GTCCAGCTGGGAGCTCCCTGACCTCCAGGAGGGCAAGATTGAAGCTATCAGTGACTCGGATGGGGTGAACTACCCCTGGTACGGCAACACCACAGAGACCTGCACCATTGTGGGCCCCACCAAGAGAGACTCCAAGTTCATCATTAGCATGAATGACAACTTTTACCCCAGCGTCACGTGGGCTGTGCCGGTCAGCGAGAGCAACGTGGCCAAACTGACCAACATCTACCGGGACCAGAGCTTTACCACGTGGCTGGTGGCCACCAACACCTCCACCAATGATATGATCATCCTGCAGACGCTACACTGGCGCATGCAGCTCAGCATCGAGGTCAACCCCAACCGGCCCCTGGGCCAGCGCGCCCGGCTTCGAGAGCCCATTGCCCAGGATCAGCCCAAAATCTTGAGCAAGAATGAGCCCATCCCGCCCAGTGCCCTGGTCAAGCCCAATGCCAATGACGCTCAGGTCCTCATGTGGAGGCCCAAGTACGGGCAGCCGCTGGTGGTGATTCCACCTAAGCACCGGTAA
- the Fam78a gene encoding protein FAM78A isoform X2, with translation MNDNFYPSVTWAVPVSESNVAKLTNIYRDQSFTTWLVATNTSTNDMIILQTLHWRMQLSIEVNPNRPLGQRARLREPIAQDQPKILSKNEPIPPSALVKPNANDAQVLMWRPKYGQPLVVIPPKHR, from the coding sequence ATGAATGACAACTTTTACCCCAGCGTCACGTGGGCTGTGCCGGTCAGCGAGAGCAACGTGGCCAAACTGACCAACATCTACCGGGACCAGAGCTTTACCACGTGGCTGGTGGCCACCAACACCTCCACCAATGATATGATCATCCTGCAGACGCTACACTGGCGCATGCAGCTCAGCATCGAGGTCAACCCCAACCGGCCCCTGGGCCAGCGCGCCCGGCTTCGAGAGCCCATTGCCCAGGATCAGCCCAAAATCTTGAGCAAGAATGAGCCCATCCCGCCCAGTGCCCTGGTCAAGCCCAATGCCAATGACGCTCAGGTCCTCATGTGGAGGCCCAAGTACGGGCAGCCGCTGGTGGTGATTCCACCTAAGCACCGGTAA